In endosymbiont of unidentified scaly snail isolate Monju, the following are encoded in one genomic region:
- the dusA gene encoding tRNA dihydrouridine(20/20a) synthase DusA gives MPNSPHPDRRLAVAPMLDWTDRWCRYFLRQISRQTLLYTEMVTTGALLHREPARFLDFHPQEQPLALQLGGSEPAALERCARLATDWGYDELNLNIGCPSDRVQSGRFGACLMAEPELVAECVVAMREGFPGPVTVKHRIGIDDMDDYDDMTRFVERVANAGCETFIVHARKAWLSGLSPKENREVPPLRYEQVYRLKQDFPALEIVINGGITSLDQALEHLTRVDGVMMGRAIYHDPWLLAGADRRLFGHDSAPASRRAVVLGMREFIEAELASGVRLHRITRHMLGLFAGLPGARHWRRHLSQHANRPDAGWHIVEQALAAIREPS, from the coding sequence ATGCCGAATTCCCCCCACCCCGACCGCCGCCTTGCGGTGGCCCCCATGCTCGATTGGACCGACCGCTGGTGCCGCTATTTCCTGCGCCAGATCAGCCGGCAGACCCTGCTCTATACCGAAATGGTCACCACTGGGGCGCTGCTGCACCGCGAACCGGCCCGCTTCCTGGACTTTCACCCACAGGAGCAGCCGCTGGCCCTGCAACTCGGCGGCAGCGAACCGGCCGCGCTCGAACGCTGCGCACGACTGGCGACCGACTGGGGCTACGACGAGCTGAACCTGAACATCGGCTGCCCCTCCGACCGGGTGCAATCGGGTCGCTTCGGCGCCTGCCTGATGGCCGAGCCCGAACTGGTGGCGGAATGCGTGGTGGCGATGCGCGAGGGCTTCCCCGGCCCGGTCACGGTCAAGCACCGCATCGGCATCGACGACATGGACGACTACGACGACATGACACGTTTCGTCGAGCGGGTCGCAAACGCCGGCTGCGAGACCTTCATCGTGCATGCACGCAAGGCCTGGCTGTCGGGCCTGAGTCCGAAGGAGAACCGCGAGGTGCCCCCGCTGCGCTACGAGCAGGTGTACCGGCTCAAGCAGGACTTCCCCGCCCTGGAGATCGTGATCAACGGTGGCATCACCTCGCTCGACCAGGCGCTGGAGCACCTGACCCGGGTAGACGGGGTGATGATGGGTCGCGCGATCTATCACGACCCCTGGCTGCTGGCCGGGGCCGACCGGCGCCTCTTCGGGCACGACAGCGCACCGGCCTCGCGTCGCGCGGTGGTGCTGGGCATGCGCGAATTCATCGAGGCCGAACTGGCCAGCGGGGTGCGCCTGCATCGCATCACCCGGCACATGCTGGGCCTGTTCGCCGGGCTGCCCGGGGCACGCCACTGGCGGCGTCACCTGTCGCAACACGCCAACCGTCCCGATGCGGGCTGGCACATCGTGGAGCAGGCGCTGGCGGCGATCCGCGAGCCCTCTTGA
- a CDS encoding Hsp20/alpha crystallin family protein, whose product MTLMKTTNPWSLLEEFNREFARMMPGFADDDSRVVGSTWSPAVDIKEEDDRFVIRADIPGVPPEDIDVSMEQGVLTIRGDRKHEVEEDREGWHRVERAYGTFMRRFALPENVDADKISATSKDGVLELVLPKAQQGDQPRKIKVQG is encoded by the coding sequence ATGACCCTGATGAAGACGACAAATCCCTGGAGCCTGCTCGAGGAATTCAACCGCGAATTCGCCCGCATGATGCCCGGTTTTGCCGACGACGACAGCCGCGTGGTCGGCAGCACCTGGTCGCCTGCGGTGGACATCAAGGAAGAAGACGACCGCTTCGTGATCCGCGCCGACATCCCCGGCGTGCCGCCCGAAGACATCGACGTATCCATGGAACAGGGCGTGCTCACCATCAGGGGCGATCGCAAGCACGAGGTGGAAGAAGACAGGGAAGGCTGGCACCGTGTGGAGCGCGCCTACGGCACCTTCATGCGTCGCTTCGCCCTGCCCGAGAACGTGGATGCGGACAAGATCTCCGCCACCAGCAAGGATGGCGTGCTGGAACTGGTGCTGCCCAAGGCGCAGCAGGGCGACCAGCCGCGCAAGATCAAGGTGCAAGGTTGA